One Endozoicomonas gorgoniicola DNA window includes the following coding sequences:
- a CDS encoding YceD family protein gives MIIGQLPKAFDPRKLARQGRQFEGSLALEQFGQLVDSLADDKGEVKVSLHFYMSEDHRVILEGTVSATLKMICQRCLDVADIPVTADLRLMGVLTDEQARALPEDFDPMMMGEEPVELVPLLEEELLLALPIVAYHPPEDCLAQKSFTTESEEEAKAFAEQVEEERTSSNPFSVLAELKKDTTN, from the coding sequence ATGATTATCGGGCAATTACCCAAAGCCTTTGATCCGCGAAAACTCGCGCGTCAAGGCAGGCAGTTTGAAGGTTCGCTGGCTCTGGAACAGTTTGGCCAGCTGGTGGACAGTCTGGCTGATGATAAGGGCGAGGTTAAGGTCTCTCTTCATTTTTATATGAGTGAAGACCACAGGGTTATCCTGGAAGGCACAGTGTCGGCAACGCTGAAAATGATTTGTCAGCGCTGTCTGGATGTAGCCGACATTCCGGTAACTGCTGACCTCCGGCTGATGGGTGTGTTGACAGATGAGCAAGCCAGGGCTTTGCCGGAAGACTTTGACCCAATGATGATGGGCGAAGAACCGGTTGAGCTGGTGCCTCTGTTGGAAGAAGAGTTGTTACTGGCTCTTCCGATCGTTGCCTATCATCCACCTGAAGACTGCCTGGCTCAGAAAAGCTTTACCACTGAGTCGGAAGAAGAAGCTAAAGCCTTTGCTGAACAGGTAGAGGAAGAGCGGACAAGCAGTAATCCTTTCAGCGTGCTGGCCGAACTGAAAAAAGATACTACGAATTAG
- a CDS encoding Maf family protein, translated as MKLLLASGSPYRKQLLERLELEFSCQAPDIDETPLPGETAEALSLRLSEAKARALAESYPDHLIIASDQAAQLGQTILGKPGTHHRASEQLLACSNQAVTFYTGLCLLNTRTGKKQLDCIPFTVHFRQLNREQVERYIKKEEPLDCAGSFKCEGLGITLFTKMSGDDPNSLTGLPLIRLTDMLLNEGISII; from the coding sequence ATGAAACTACTCCTCGCCTCCGGCTCTCCCTACCGAAAACAGCTACTGGAACGACTTGAGCTTGAGTTCTCATGTCAGGCTCCGGATATTGATGAAACACCTCTGCCGGGTGAAACTGCTGAAGCCCTGTCTCTCAGGCTTTCAGAAGCTAAAGCGCGGGCTCTGGCAGAGAGCTACCCGGATCATCTGATTATTGCTTCCGATCAGGCAGCTCAACTGGGGCAGACTATTCTGGGCAAACCCGGCACCCATCACCGCGCAAGCGAGCAACTACTGGCCTGTAGCAATCAGGCCGTTACCTTTTATACAGGTTTATGCCTGCTGAATACCAGAACCGGCAAAAAGCAACTCGACTGCATACCTTTTACCGTTCATTTCAGACAACTCAACAGAGAACAGGTTGAACGCTATATAAAGAAGGAAGAACCACTGGATTGTGCCGGCAGTTTTAAATGCGAAGGACTGGGCATCACGTTATTCACAAAGATGAGCGGCGATGACCCCAACAGCCTGACCGGACTCCCACTTATACGATTAACCGATATGCTGTTGAATGAAGGTATTAGCATTATTTGA
- a CDS encoding forkhead box protein, which produces MDENKDSRLRIHPSAKLNNITVLSPPTDFDPHRGCMDTRIIFQANAEPFVVGISESASGHLCHTYHPSSGIISYGKTSASTTTRQNSYNSGGGGVAWSSYTNAHHTASFWRGGSSSGGGAGGDDRNPWRDKTMAECLADIILASEEQRLKLNEIYRRYHELLQVSDYDKKSKKNSIRHTLSSLRCFQRQEDTSGHGGFWSYDPSLRKPTRSRKLKRQEQQPAVYSPFISLQYIFPRGFTPPPPPFTLRQPFSQLIPPLIRDSTSENLSPHLQTETPPFPDRDPGSEERSAYALQGYFRHGQYH; this is translated from the coding sequence ATGGATGAAAACAAAGACAGCCGCCTGAGAATTCACCCGTCAGCCAAACTGAATAACATCACAGTGCTCTCGCCACCCACTGATTTTGATCCACACAGAGGCTGCATGGATACTCGTATTATCTTTCAGGCAAATGCCGAGCCTTTTGTTGTAGGTATTTCTGAAAGCGCATCAGGTCATCTTTGTCATACATACCATCCTTCAAGCGGCATTATCAGTTACGGTAAGACAAGCGCCAGCACCACCACCAGGCAAAACAGTTACAACAGCGGAGGGGGAGGCGTAGCCTGGAGTAGTTACACAAACGCACATCATACTGCTAGTTTTTGGAGGGGCGGTAGTAGTAGTGGTGGTGGTGCCGGGGGGGATGACAGAAATCCCTGGCGCGATAAAACGATGGCTGAATGTCTTGCGGATATTATCCTGGCCAGCGAGGAACAAAGGCTGAAGCTGAATGAAATCTACAGGCGTTACCATGAATTACTCCAGGTAAGTGACTATGATAAAAAAAGCAAAAAGAATTCAATCAGGCATACCTTAAGCTCTTTACGTTGTTTTCAACGCCAGGAAGATACGTCCGGGCACGGGGGGTTCTGGTCATATGACCCCTCTCTCCGGAAACCTACAAGAAGTCGGAAATTAAAACGGCAGGAGCAACAGCCAGCTGTATATTCACCGTTCATCTCCCTTCAATACATCTTCCCTCGGGGTTTTACCCCGCCCCCTCCTCCTTTTACCCTGCGCCAACCCTTCTCTCAGCTTATCCCGCCCCTCATTCGGGACTCCACTTCTGAGAATTTATCTCCTCATTTACAGACTGAAACACCGCCGTTCCCGGATCGTGACCCAGGTTCGGAAGAGCGAAGTGCTTATGCCCTTCAGGGTTACTTCCGACACGGTCAATATCATTAA
- a CDS encoding S49 family peptidase, with translation MEDNWKESESVLSDKDDGKAWKLIENLAEGALKEQRRARRWGIFFKLLTFTWLFATIGIFYSAFRVDVPVMEPSGGHTALVDVSGVIADGNDASADVIVGGLRAAFEDPGTKGVILRINSPGGSPVQAGYIYDEIRRLRSKYPETPLYSVIMDIGASGGYYVAAAADEIYADKASLVGSIGVVSSGFGFVEAIDKLGITRRTYTAGEYKAFNDPFLPMDEEATTRWQESLDSIHHQFINAVKAGRGDRLTDDKVIFSGMVWTGENAVGLGLVDGLGSAGYVAREVVGNETIVDFTARLSPLEKFARDMGVSFSGAVIKTLGLEGVTLR, from the coding sequence ATGGAAGATAACTGGAAGGAGTCTGAGTCGGTTCTGTCCGATAAGGATGATGGTAAGGCCTGGAAGCTGATTGAAAACCTGGCTGAAGGTGCATTGAAAGAGCAGCGTCGGGCTCGCCGCTGGGGTATTTTTTTCAAGCTGCTGACCTTTACCTGGCTGTTTGCCACCATTGGCATTTTTTATTCCGCTTTTCGTGTTGATGTTCCGGTAATGGAGCCTTCTGGTGGGCACACAGCGCTGGTGGATGTTAGTGGTGTGATTGCTGATGGTAACGATGCCAGTGCTGACGTTATTGTGGGAGGCTTGCGGGCTGCCTTTGAAGATCCCGGTACCAAAGGCGTTATTCTTCGTATTAACAGTCCGGGTGGAAGCCCTGTACAGGCAGGTTATATTTACGATGAAATTCGTCGGCTGCGTAGCAAGTATCCAGAGACGCCACTGTACTCCGTGATTATGGATATCGGTGCCTCTGGAGGCTATTACGTGGCTGCCGCAGCGGATGAAATTTATGCCGATAAAGCCAGTCTTGTCGGGTCTATTGGTGTGGTGTCATCAGGCTTTGGTTTTGTCGAGGCAATAGACAAGCTGGGCATTACCCGTCGTACTTATACAGCGGGTGAGTACAAAGCCTTTAACGATCCATTTCTGCCAATGGATGAAGAAGCGACTACACGCTGGCAGGAATCGCTGGACAGTATTCATCATCAGTTTATCAACGCCGTTAAAGCCGGTCGTGGTGATCGACTGACCGACGACAAGGTAATTTTCTCCGGCATGGTCTGGACAGGTGAAAATGCTGTCGGGCTTGGTCTGGTTGATGGTCTGGGGAGTGCGGGTTATGTTGCCCGGGAAGTGGTGGGTAATGAAACCATTGTTGACTTTACTGCCCGTCTGTCGCCACTGGAAAAATTTGCCAGAGATATGGGCGTTAGTTTCAGTGGTGCGGTCATCAAAACGCTGGGGCTTGAGGGTGTAACCCTCCGCTGA
- a CDS encoding HAD family hydrolase, translating into MEKRYSLIIFDWDGTLIDSVPAITRSLAIAAEQLGLPQLDDVAYKGVIGLSLTNAIRKLYPSLTDEQLQQFIKQYREEYNRLETQPSVPFPGVTDGLNILRDQGITMAVATGKSRNGLDRSMTANQYHEYFQASRCADETRSKPDPLMLKQLLEELDIPVEQALMVGDAGFDLQMAENLGMDRVAVTYGAQPKEQLLNHDPVFVADSFDDLVEWVSIAEHG; encoded by the coding sequence TTGGAAAAACGTTATTCATTAATTATTTTTGACTGGGATGGAACCCTGATTGATTCTGTCCCTGCTATTACCCGTTCTCTGGCTATTGCTGCTGAGCAGTTGGGGTTGCCGCAGCTGGATGATGTGGCTTATAAAGGTGTGATTGGACTGAGCCTGACGAATGCCATTCGTAAGCTGTATCCGTCACTGACTGATGAACAGTTGCAGCAGTTTATTAAACAGTACCGTGAAGAATACAACCGGCTTGAGACGCAGCCTTCTGTTCCGTTTCCGGGTGTCACAGACGGGCTGAACATACTGCGTGACCAGGGTATCACTATGGCGGTGGCAACGGGTAAGAGTCGAAATGGTTTAGACCGGTCCATGACTGCCAATCAGTACCATGAGTATTTTCAGGCGTCCCGTTGTGCTGATGAGACACGCTCAAAGCCTGACCCGTTAATGCTGAAACAGTTACTGGAAGAGCTGGATATTCCTGTTGAACAGGCTCTTATGGTGGGCGATGCCGGGTTTGATCTGCAGATGGCAGAAAACCTGGGGATGGATCGGGTGGCTGTCACCTATGGCGCCCAGCCAAAAGAGCAATTGTTAAATCACGATCCTGTGTTTGTTGCTGACAGCTTTGATGACCTGGTCGAATGGGTGAGCATAGCTGAACATGGCTGA
- the rluC gene encoding 23S rRNA pseudouridine(955/2504/2580) synthase RluC, whose translation MDRRLNDSRDSASAQADRPKVRLVSIDADDAGQRVDNYLVRVLKGVPKTRVYRVIRKGEVRVNKKRITAAYRLQDGDVLRIPPIRVAEKTDKVIVGGGLTEKLESSIIYEDDQLIIINKPSGIAVHGGSGINFGVIEAMRKIRPDARSLELVHRLDRDTSGCLMIAKRRSMLRYLHNQFQEDKVSKIYNALVIGRWPSRKVLVNAPLLKNTLQSGERMVRVDLDGKKSRTRYQVLERYNHQGESATLVEASPITGRTHQIRVHCLHAGYAILGDDKYGTDEDNKRYRNFGLKRLFLHAARLKLTLPDGTPLTVDAPLSPDLQAVLETLGSERDGPSA comes from the coding sequence ATGGACAGACGACTCAATGATTCCCGCGATTCAGCTTCTGCTCAAGCGGATCGCCCTAAAGTACGACTGGTCAGCATTGATGCTGATGATGCTGGTCAGCGTGTTGACAACTATCTGGTTCGGGTGCTGAAAGGTGTTCCGAAAACCCGTGTTTACCGGGTTATTCGCAAAGGTGAAGTACGGGTAAATAAAAAGCGAATAACTGCTGCCTATCGTTTGCAGGATGGCGATGTGCTGCGTATTCCGCCCATTCGTGTGGCTGAAAAGACCGATAAAGTCATAGTGGGTGGTGGCCTTACAGAAAAACTGGAGTCTTCCATTATTTATGAAGACGACCAGCTGATCATTATTAACAAGCCTTCTGGCATTGCGGTTCATGGGGGGAGTGGTATCAACTTTGGCGTGATTGAGGCGATGCGCAAAATTCGCCCGGACGCCCGCAGTCTGGAACTGGTACACCGGCTGGATCGTGATACCTCCGGCTGTCTGATGATTGCCAAGCGTCGCAGTATGTTGCGTTATCTGCATAACCAGTTTCAGGAAGACAAGGTCAGTAAAATTTATAACGCCCTGGTGATCGGGCGTTGGCCAAGTCGCAAAGTGCTGGTGAATGCGCCGTTGTTAAAAAACACACTGCAATCGGGTGAGCGCATGGTTCGGGTCGATCTGGACGGTAAAAAATCCAGAACCCGTTATCAGGTGCTGGAGCGTTACAACCACCAGGGTGAAAGCGCAACTCTAGTGGAAGCCAGCCCGATTACCGGGCGTACGCATCAGATTCGTGTGCATTGCCTGCATGCCGGTTACGCCATTCTGGGTGATGACAAATACGGTACAGACGAGGACAATAAACGCTACCGGAACTTTGGCCTGAAGCGACTGTTTCTGCATGCGGCACGATTGAAGCTTACCCTGCCTGATGGCACGCCTTTGACCGTTGATGCACCACTGTCGCCTGATTTGCAGGCTGTTCTGGAAACCCTTGGAAGTGAGCGCGACGGACCGTCAGCCTGA
- the rne gene encoding ribonuclease E — MKRMLINATQSEELRVALVDGQRLYDLDIESGAREQKKANIYKGKITRVEPSLEAAFVDFGAERHGFLPLKEISREYFNSSYSGGRPSIKDVIKEGQEVIIQVDKEERGNKGAALTTLVSLAGRYLVLMPNNPRAGGISRRIEGDERAELRETLSQLNIPAEMGVIVRTAGLGRNQEELQWDLDYLLQLWSSIKEAAEQPAPLLIYQESNVIIRAIRDYLRQDIGEVLIDKQSVYDEAVTFIKQVMPQYEHKIKLYKDSIPLFNRFQIESQIETAFQREVRLPSGGSIVIDPTEALVSIDINSARATRGGDIEETALNTNLEAADEIARQLRLRDIGGLIVIDFIDMSHNRNQREVENRIRQALSMDRARVQTGRISRFGLLEMSRQRLRPSLGETSGVVCPRCSGQGTIRDIESLALSILRLMEEEAMKDKTSEIRAQVPVSVAAFLLNEKRSMIAKIEKRHQARVIVIPNANLDTPHYDVQRLRDDHVAEHVESSYEILEAEDTVEQSVATAKPAPRQEAAVKTVAPAQPAPVKQEKPGLIRSFVKALGGLFGAEESTEEQPKKTQSRQKPQPSSRPQRERQQPQQRRQRSSRDQQRETRDNRREQSDEQRQNRNERRRGGRQDRSDSRYEQRGDSRSEQRNEQGDNRQQRQPRQRQDRQESRSQRQKQERFDREEQVSRNESRSDAHKADTLNQEPEQQGEDNRRRRRPGSAQRRRSNRPTQRDRNVQDQPTLPSLSKPQESKPQESRPQEPKAQEKPAAAQEAKPAPEARAETPKERKPAPQPVAKAAPADAQPAPKAQQPKPELQIPAEAEKTEKPIIAKPAVEATDSAEKAEPAADVRNEAPEYATREPRMTEMAKAVAASHQPTIPVETAPVTTPVELTQPEARADQTFGDAVEQLQNALTQLAEKPEETSADTAQVVKPAAEKPAESAAQQPVAQQPAAQQPAAQQKAAKPVVQETAPAAEEQEAATTAPDVSELQAQVESTSENQRPARRRRRSRAMNDPRLKRQQAGQTKESNQSDSQTEASR; from the coding sequence ATGAAGAGAATGTTAATCAACGCAACTCAATCGGAAGAGTTGCGTGTTGCACTGGTAGACGGACAACGCCTGTATGATCTGGATATAGAATCAGGCGCCCGTGAGCAGAAAAAAGCCAACATCTACAAAGGCAAGATCACTCGTGTCGAGCCAAGCCTCGAAGCAGCTTTTGTTGACTTCGGCGCTGAACGTCATGGTTTCCTGCCCCTGAAAGAAATTTCACGGGAATATTTCAACTCATCCTATTCCGGTGGGCGTCCCAGCATTAAGGACGTCATCAAGGAAGGTCAGGAAGTCATTATCCAGGTGGATAAGGAAGAGCGCGGCAACAAAGGCGCGGCTCTGACCACACTGGTCAGCCTGGCTGGACGCTACCTGGTTCTGATGCCAAACAACCCCCGTGCCGGTGGCATTTCCCGTCGTATTGAAGGTGATGAACGAGCTGAGTTGCGTGAAACCCTGAGCCAGCTGAATATCCCTGCTGAAATGGGCGTCATTGTTCGCACCGCAGGCCTGGGTCGTAACCAGGAAGAACTGCAGTGGGATCTGGATTACCTGCTTCAGCTCTGGAGTTCCATCAAGGAGGCCGCCGAGCAGCCAGCCCCTCTGCTGATCTATCAGGAAAGCAACGTCATCATCCGTGCCATTCGCGACTACCTGCGTCAGGACATCGGCGAAGTACTGATCGACAAGCAGTCTGTCTATGACGAAGCCGTTACCTTCATCAAGCAGGTGATGCCGCAGTACGAGCATAAGATCAAGCTCTACAAAGACAGCATTCCACTGTTCAACCGCTTCCAGATCGAATCCCAGATTGAAACCGCCTTCCAGCGTGAAGTACGCCTGCCCTCCGGTGGCTCTATTGTTATCGATCCGACCGAAGCCCTGGTATCCATCGACATCAACTCTGCCCGGGCTACCCGTGGTGGCGATATCGAAGAAACGGCGCTGAACACCAACCTAGAAGCCGCTGACGAAATCGCCCGCCAACTGCGTCTGCGCGACATCGGCGGCCTGATCGTGATCGACTTTATCGACATGAGCCACAACCGCAACCAGCGCGAGGTTGAAAACCGTATCCGTCAGGCTCTGTCCATGGACCGCGCCAGAGTTCAGACTGGCCGCATCTCCCGCTTCGGCCTGCTGGAAATGTCCCGTCAGCGTCTGCGTCCATCCCTGGGTGAAACCAGTGGTGTTGTTTGCCCACGCTGCTCCGGACAAGGCACTATCCGGGATATCGAATCCCTGGCTCTGTCCATCCTGCGTCTGATGGAAGAAGAAGCCATGAAGGACAAGACCTCTGAAATCCGTGCCCAGGTGCCGGTATCAGTGGCTGCCTTCCTGCTGAACGAAAAACGTTCAATGATTGCCAAAATCGAGAAGCGTCACCAGGCTCGCGTTATTGTTATTCCAAACGCCAATCTGGACACTCCTCACTACGACGTTCAACGCCTGCGCGATGACCATGTTGCCGAACACGTTGAAAGCAGTTACGAGATTCTGGAAGCTGAAGACACGGTCGAACAGTCGGTCGCTACAGCCAAGCCTGCTCCCCGCCAGGAAGCAGCCGTCAAGACTGTTGCGCCTGCTCAACCAGCCCCTGTAAAGCAGGAAAAGCCCGGTCTGATCCGCTCTTTTGTTAAAGCCCTGGGCGGACTGTTTGGCGCTGAAGAAAGCACCGAAGAGCAGCCTAAGAAGACCCAGAGCCGTCAAAAGCCTCAGCCTTCTTCCCGTCCTCAGCGTGAACGCCAGCAGCCTCAGCAGCGCAGACAGCGCAGCAGTCGCGACCAGCAACGTGAAACCCGTGACAACCGTCGCGAACAGAGCGACGAACAACGCCAGAACCGTAACGAACGTCGTCGTGGCGGCCGTCAGGATCGTAGCGACTCTCGTTACGAGCAACGTGGCGACTCCCGCAGCGAGCAACGTAACGAGCAGGGCGACAACCGTCAGCAGCGCCAGCCTCGCCAGAGACAGGATCGTCAGGAAAGTCGCAGTCAGCGCCAGAAGCAGGAGCGCTTTGACCGCGAAGAACAGGTTTCCCGCAATGAAAGCCGGAGCGACGCCCATAAAGCCGATACTCTGAACCAGGAACCTGAACAACAGGGTGAAGACAACCGTCGCCGTCGCCGTCCGGGTTCTGCCCAGCGTCGTCGCAGCAACCGTCCGACTCAGCGTGACCGCAATGTACAGGATCAGCCAACGCTGCCATCCCTGTCCAAACCGCAGGAGTCCAAACCGCAGGAGTCCAGGCCACAAGAACCAAAAGCACAGGAAAAGCCAGCTGCAGCGCAGGAAGCCAAACCTGCTCCGGAAGCAAGAGCTGAGACACCAAAAGAGCGTAAGCCTGCGCCTCAGCCAGTAGCGAAAGCTGCTCCTGCAGACGCACAACCAGCTCCGAAAGCGCAACAGCCAAAACCTGAATTACAGATTCCGGCTGAAGCAGAAAAAACAGAGAAACCCATCATTGCCAAGCCTGCAGTCGAGGCAACTGACTCAGCAGAAAAAGCTGAACCTGCTGCAGACGTACGCAATGAAGCACCTGAATATGCTACTCGGGAACCACGTATGACTGAAATGGCCAAAGCGGTAGCGGCGAGCCATCAGCCTACGATCCCTGTTGAGACGGCTCCGGTTACTACTCCAGTAGAACTCACTCAGCCTGAAGCCCGGGCCGATCAGACTTTTGGTGATGCAGTAGAGCAGCTGCAAAATGCCCTGACTCAGCTGGCTGAAAAGCCTGAGGAAACCAGTGCAGACACCGCTCAGGTTGTAAAACCAGCTGCTGAAAAGCCAGCAGAATCTGCTGCCCAACAGCCTGTTGCTCAACAGCCTGCCGCTCAACAACCTGCCGCTCAACAAAAAGCTGCGAAGCCAGTGGTTCAGGAAACAGCTCCCGCTGCTGAAGAACAGGAAGCTGCTACAACAGCTCCTGACGTATCTGAACTTCAGGCACAGGTGGAAAGCACCTCTGAAAATCAGAGACCAGCTCGCCGTCGTCGCCGCAGTCGTGCCATGAACGACCCTCGACTGAAGCGGCAGCAGGCTGGACAAACCAAGGAAAGCAACCAGTCTGACTCCCAGACAGAAGCTTCCCGGTAA
- the murB gene encoding UDP-N-acetylmuramate dehydrogenase, translating to MNIVENYSLKSRNTFGFQVSARYFVEVTSVEQLQEALGFARKQKLDIVPLGGGSNLVLSGDVEALVIAVNLRERSVLERSDEAVMVRAGAGENWHELVRWTLAEQAYGLENLSLIPGHVGAAPIQNIGAYGVELKDSFESLEAVEIHSGELRRFFLKECQFGYRDSVFKHALRDQFIITSVNFRLSPGLQPKLGYGQLQQELAQRCGHRSPTGMEISEAVADVRMQKLPDPNVLGNAGSFFKNPVVNADVVKRLRAEFPDLVAFPFDEQWKLAAGWLIDKAGLRGYREGCVGTYQYQALVLVNHGGAEPDELLHLAGVIQQKVKAVFGVALEMEPRVY from the coding sequence ATGAATATTGTTGAAAATTATTCCCTGAAAAGCCGAAACACTTTCGGTTTTCAGGTTTCAGCCCGTTATTTTGTAGAAGTTACCTCAGTTGAACAACTGCAGGAGGCATTGGGCTTTGCCCGGAAGCAGAAGCTGGACATCGTCCCGCTGGGTGGGGGAAGCAACCTGGTTTTAAGTGGTGATGTTGAAGCCCTGGTGATCGCTGTTAACCTGCGGGAACGTTCCGTGCTTGAGCGTTCAGATGAAGCCGTCATGGTTCGGGCCGGAGCTGGTGAAAACTGGCATGAGCTGGTGCGCTGGACTCTGGCTGAACAGGCTTATGGGCTGGAAAATCTGTCGCTGATTCCCGGCCATGTCGGGGCGGCACCTATTCAGAATATTGGGGCTTATGGTGTTGAGCTGAAAGACTCTTTTGAAAGCCTCGAAGCGGTTGAGATTCACTCGGGTGAACTTCGTCGTTTTTTTCTGAAAGAGTGTCAGTTTGGCTATCGGGATTCCGTGTTTAAACATGCCTTGCGCGACCAGTTTATCATCACATCCGTGAACTTTCGTCTGTCTCCCGGTTTGCAGCCAAAGCTTGGCTATGGACAGTTGCAGCAGGAGCTGGCGCAGCGCTGCGGTCATCGGTCGCCAACGGGTATGGAGATCAGTGAAGCGGTTGCTGACGTGCGTATGCAGAAACTGCCTGATCCAAATGTTCTGGGTAATGCCGGTAGTTTTTTTAAAAATCCGGTCGTGAACGCTGATGTTGTTAAACGGCTGAGAGCAGAGTTTCCTGATCTGGTTGCCTTCCCCTTTGATGAACAGTGGAAACTGGCTGCTGGCTGGCTCATCGATAAGGCAGGTTTGCGAGGTTACCGCGAAGGGTGTGTCGGTACCTATCAGTATCAGGCGTTGGTGCTGGTGAATCATGGTGGTGCTGAGCCCGATGAACTGCTTCATCTGGCTGGCGTCATTCAGCAAAAGGTGAAGGCGGTGTTTGGTGTGGCTCTGGAAATGGAACCGAGGGTTTATTAA
- the kdsB gene encoding 3-deoxy-manno-octulosonate cytidylyltransferase, which yields MTETVRPFTVVIPARFGSSRLPGKPLADIDGKPMVQHVYERASESRAQRIIIATDDERIFKAAKKFGAEVCMTLSGHPSGTDRLQEVARLYEMSDNEVIVNVQGDEPLIPATVIDQVAENLMDNPHAGAATLAEPIRQRDDLFNPAVVKVVSDKDGNALYFSRAPMPWARDSFAANSDSLPDIDGFRRHIGIYAYRVNLLNQYVQWPQSPFEQLESLEQLRLLWNGHRIHVADALETPPHGVDTEQDLAVVRRIVEMMS from the coding sequence ATGACTGAAACAGTCCGCCCTTTTACAGTGGTTATTCCCGCCCGTTTTGGCTCCAGCCGTTTACCGGGTAAGCCTCTGGCTGATATTGATGGCAAGCCAATGGTTCAACATGTTTATGAACGAGCCAGTGAGAGTCGTGCTCAAAGAATTATTATTGCGACCGACGATGAGCGTATTTTCAAGGCGGCGAAAAAATTTGGTGCTGAAGTGTGCATGACGTTGTCTGGTCATCCTTCAGGAACAGACCGCTTGCAGGAAGTCGCACGTTTGTATGAGATGTCTGACAACGAGGTGATTGTTAATGTGCAGGGGGATGAACCACTGATTCCGGCAACCGTCATTGACCAGGTGGCGGAAAATCTGATGGATAACCCGCACGCAGGCGCAGCGACACTGGCAGAACCGATCCGCCAGCGTGACGACTTGTTTAACCCGGCAGTGGTCAAGGTGGTGTCTGATAAAGACGGTAATGCCCTGTACTTCAGTCGCGCACCAATGCCGTGGGCTCGCGACAGTTTCGCGGCAAACTCTGACTCGTTGCCGGATATTGATGGCTTTCGACGGCATATTGGTATTTACGCTTATCGCGTGAACCTGCTTAACCAGTACGTTCAGTGGCCGCAAAGCCCGTTTGAGCAACTGGAATCTCTTGAACAGCTGAGACTGTTATGGAATGGTCATCGGATTCATGTGGCAGATGCTCTGGAAACACCGCCACATGGGGTCGATACTGAGCAGGATCTGGCAGTGGTTCGTCGTATTGTCGAAATGATGTCTTGA
- a CDS encoding Trm112 family protein, protein MDKKLFEILACPQCKGELKHAKDSAELICRPCGMAFPIRDGIPVMLEGEARTLTSGERLDESKGSSQSVR, encoded by the coding sequence ATGGATAAAAAGTTGTTTGAGATTCTTGCCTGCCCACAGTGCAAGGGTGAATTAAAACATGCAAAAGATTCGGCTGAGTTGATTTGTCGCCCCTGTGGCATGGCATTCCCGATTCGGGATGGTATCCCGGTTATGCTGGAGGGTGAGGCGCGTACCCTGACCAGCGGTGAACGCCTTGATGAAAGCAAAGGCAGCAGTCAATCAGTGCGCTGA